The DNA window TCAGTGCGCAGCAGCCCGCGCCCGGGGTTAAGTCGCCGGAGGCGGCCCGAGTCCGCGGCACTAGCCGTCCGGATTTGCGCCGCCCTTGTTCCAGGTGCCCGGCATCATCGGCATCGTGGGACCGCCGCCGAATTCATCGCCATCCAGCGTGGCTAGGCCAGTCACCGCGGCCGCCGCTTCTCTGCGCGCGGTGCCGGCGAATCCCAACGTCCCCGCGCCACGATCCGACGTCAGCGCGTCCCGACCTTCAGGCGAGGCGTCCCAGTCCGGGTCGACGTCGACGTTCATATCCATGAACTCGTCGCCGTGCCCGCGCTGTGTCGCGCGCCTGCGCCGGCGCGCTCGAGCCGCTGCGCGCGCGGCGGCTGCCGCCGCGGCCGCGGCGCTATCCGGTTCCGGTGCTTTCCTCTTGGCGCTGGAGCTGGCACTCGAGCTCATCCCGGAGCCGGTTCCGATACCCGGTGGACCGACGGCATAGGGCGGGAAAAATCCCAGTGCGGGCGCGGCCGGCACCGGTGGCGCCGGAGCCGCGCTGCCAACCGTGGTCGTAACGGTGGGTGCGGGCGCCGGGGCTGAGGCCGGGGCCGTAGCCGGCACCGGCGGGCTCGGAGCCATCGCCACGGCCGGCAAGGCGGGAGGCGCCGGCGCGGGGCCCGGCACCGGCGCCGGGACGACCGCGGGGTGGGGGATGGCGGCCATGCCGGCCAACCCGGCGAAGCCGCCGAGTGCGCCGAAGGGAGCGACCGCAAGCAGCAACGCGGGGGCCAGCAGCTGCGGCGCGGTGGCCAAGATTTCGAGGATGTGCGTCGGCCAGTCGAACAGGGCGAGCTGAACGATGTACTGGAAGGCCAGCGCCGGATTGTGCACCAGGTAGTAGCCGAACTGCTGGAAATCCTCCAGCAGTTCCAGCGCCCGGACGACCCACCAAATCGGTTGCGACGCGTCGGTGTAGGCGTCGTAGGGCAGCCCGTTCACGGTGCCCTGGGCCGGGTCCCAGTTGATGCCGAAGTTCTTCAGAATCTTGGCGATGAAGTCGTCGAACGGATTGTCGATCGTCGGGTCGTGATCCACGTTCGACGAATCACCCTCCGAGGCATCGGATTTCACGATGGGCGGCGCCGGCTCGGGTTGCGGTGTCGACGCGACCGCGGCGGTGGACACGGCTTGGTAGGTGGACATGGTGGCGGCCGCCTGAGTCCACATCCGCGCATAGTCGGCCTCGTTGACCGCGATGGGAACCGTGTTGACCCCGAAGAAATTCGTCGCCACCAGCGCTCCGTGCACGACGTGGTTGGTGGCCAGTTCCGGGAGGGTGGGCATGGCGGTCAGCGCCGCGCTGTAGGCCGCCGCGGCCACCTCGTGCTGGCCGGCGACCGCCGCGCTGTCGGCGCTGGACTTCGCCAACCACGCCAGGTATGGCGCGTGCGCGACGGCGTAGGACTCCCCACTGGGCCCCTGCCATGCCCCGGCCTGTACTCCCGCCAGCATCGTGGTCAATTCCTCCGCGGCAGAGGCATATTCGGCGCTCAGCTGCGACCAGGCACCGGCCGCCGCCAGCAATGGCCCGGGCCCCGGGCCGCTGCTGAGCAGCGCAGAATGCAGTTCGGGCGGCGAGGCCATCCAAATTGGCGCCGTCATAGGCACTCCTCGGGCTGGAAGGGTTACCAGCCGGAGAGCTTAATGAATATGATTATCGTTTTCAACCGGGCGGGGCCGGAGCGCTACACCAGCGGACGGCCCTTCTTGATCCTGCGGTCCAGGTCATGCAGCAAGACATTGAAGGGGAACTGTCGGATGAACCGCGGTAGACACCGGTTCACCGTGGCCAGTACGGCGATCAGCCTGTCGAAGCGGCGTTGCTTGGTTGCGTCCCAGGGCAACCGCATCTCGTCGCGGAACCGCTGCGGCAGGAACCCCGTGGTAATCAGCAGCGCGACGCTATCGGACAGGCGCTGCAGCCGCCGCGGCAGTACCACACCCCGAATGCGGTTGGCGGCAATGGGAAACAGGTACTCGCGCACCGCGTCGTCGATATGCACCTTGGCCAGCGATTCTTCCCAATACCGGTCGAACGCCGCGCGGTCCGCGGGCCACATCGTTGGCGGCACCTGCAGGGTCGTGGCCAGCGTCATGCCCTCGCGATAGTGCCGATCGGCGTCCTCACCGTCGAGCTCACCGATGAACATGCGGTAGATGTCGACCCCACCCTTGTACAGGCAGGCGCCCACCCACAGCTGCAGCTCGGGATCGAAGGCGTTGTAGGACACCGGGCTTTCCGGGGTCGAGTAGACCTGTGCGTGGGCACGGTTCACCGCGCGGCGGAAGGCGTCCTTCTGGGCATCACTGCCGTTGGTCGCGACGGCCAGGTAGGTGAAGGTGGTGCGGGCGCGCTTGATCGGGTGCAGGTCGACCCGGCCACTTTCGACGCGGCTCTCCATCACGCCGTATCCGACGCCGGGCTGGGCCAGCTGCATGATCACGTTCGCCGGGCCGGCCAGCAGTGCGACACCCATCAAACCCTCGTCGATGCCCAGCGCCCGGCGCCGCCGGCGCCGCTGCGGGCGGGGCGGGTCGGTGACCCTGCGCTCGACGTGCCCCACCGGCTGGTGCACCGGCTCGTGAATTGCCATCGTCAGGTCCCTCCCGCAGCGCTGTCCGCTAATGTGCGAACGGTTGTTTCCTGATATTGTCGCGGCCGGGCGTTAGTGTCAAGATGGTTTCCATGAGCGATTCGTCCAGCGCACGGCCGTACCGGGGGGTCGAGGCCGCGGAGCGCCTGGCCACCCGCCGTAACCGGCTGCTGGCCGCGGGCCTGGACCTGCTCGGCGCGGAGCGGCAAAACATCTCGGCGGTCACCGTCCGCGGCGTGTGCCGCGGCGCCAACCTGGCCGCCCGGTACTTCTACGAGAGTTTCGCCGACAAGGACGAGTTCGTCGCGGCCGTGTTCGACTGGATCATTGCCGAGCTGGCCACCACCACACAGGCGGCGGTGGCCGCGGTGCCCGCCGCCGAGCAGACCCGGGCGGGCATGGCCAACATCGTGCGGACCATCACCGACGACCCCCGGGTGGGACGCCTGGTGTTCAGCACGCAGCTGGCCGATCCGGTGATCATGCGCAAACGTGCCGAGTCCAGCGCGCTGTTCGCCATGCTGTCCGGCCAGCACGTCGGCCACGCGCTGCAGGTCCCGGCGAACGAACGCATCAAGGCCGCCGCGCATTTCGTCGTCGGCGGGGTCGGACAAACCATCAGCGCCTGGCTCGCCGGCGACGTCCACCTCGAACCGGATCAGCTCGTCGACCAGCTGGCGGCGCTGCTCGACGAACTCGCCGAGCCAAACCTGTACCGCCTCACCGAAACCCGCGCGGAAGCCTAGCGTCCCACCGCGAGATCACACCGGGCTGAACGTGCGCCAGCCCGCCGTGGCGGTCAGCGAGAAGTCACTCATCACGCCGGAGATGGCGTGCCGTAACTCGTCATTCGAGTTCGGGCGACCCAGCTGATAGCCAAGGATCGAGACGAAGACCTGGCCGTGGACTCGTCCCGACACCAACGCCAGCGCCCCGTTGGTGCGCTGCATCGTCGCGCTGGTCACCCCCGGGTATACCGACCTGATCGCGAAATAGTCGGCGTCACTGCCGTCCGGCTTATTCACGGCCGGGTCCATGGCACCGAGGTTGGACGACACGACCGTGGTGGCGCCTCCGGTGACCATGCTGATCAACCGCTTGAAGAGCCGCTTGGGGATCAGCGGAACCAGCGGCAGCAACGCCCATCGCTCGTCGGGCACATCCTGGTGGCGAATCAGGGCGTTCTTGGTCACGGCGCGGATCTCACGCAGGTCGGTGCCGATCGCCGAGGGGCTGAGCGTGACGTCGACGTTCGTGACCGCGTTCGCGCGGGTATCGCCCGGAGCGCGCTCGTTGACGGGCATCCCCACGTTCACCGAGCCGTCGGCCGCGACCCGTCCCACCCGCTGGGCCAGGCGGGCCGCCAGCCCTGCGAGCAGCGCGTTGCTGGTGCCGCCCAGGGTGTGGGCGCGGGTATCCCACTCTTCGGCGCTGACGAACAATGTCATCATCGGCATGGTGACGGGGTCGCCTGCTGCGGTGCGCGGCACCGGCGACTTCTCGGCGGACGCGGATTGCACGGCGTCGCGGCCGTGGCGGAGCATTCGGACCGCCGCGCTGATGGCGCGGCCGATATCGCCTGTGTCGCGTGCGGTTTGGCGCGCGTCCTCGCGCACCGCCCGCCACCACGGCCGTGTGTTCGCGACGGGCCAGCGGATCGCGTCGTCACGACCGGAAGCCGCATCCGCCAACGCCTCGCATAGCCCCACGCCGTCGGTGAGGCAATGCGTGGTGACCAGGCTGACCGCCGCGCCGCCGTCGGTGCACGGGAGCACCGCCAGGTGCCAGCCGGGTCCGTGCTCCGCGTCCGGGCGTGCGGTGGCCTGTTCATCCAGCCAGGCATCGATCTCGTCACGCGGCCGCGGCGTCCCGACGACCTCGAGTGCGCACCGGTCGTTCGGTGATACCCAGCGGTGGCGGCCGAACGGCAACGGCGACCGCTCGATCCGGCGGGACAACCGACCCTTCCCCAGATGGTGGTGGAATCTGCGCAGCCCGCCGATATCGATGGCGTGGTCGTACACCCAAACGCATTGCAGCAGGCTGGTGGCTCCCGTCGCCCGTTCGCCGAGAAAGAGGGTCTGGTCAGCCAGGTCCAGCACGTTGCTCATGTCATGCCGCTTCGTTGTCGTCTGCGTCCGGCGCGATCGGGTAGGTCTCTTCCGAATTCACCTGGGGTGCAACGACAATCGGCTCATCCGAGGTGGGCTTTGCGGCGCGCAGGAACGCCTTGGTCAGCGTCGCGATGTAGCGCAGCACCGACTCGCGGGCTATCGCGTTGTCGGGGAAGGACATCGTTACCGTGGTGTTCTCGGCTTGCCGGTTGATCCACATGTTGATCCCGCCGTGGGACAGACTGTCGCCGTAGGTGCCGAACTTCGTCTCCGCCCACAACCCGTTGAGCGGAATCTTGCGAAAGTCGAGGAAGGACAGCATCATCGGCAGCTGCGTGGGCAGCTTGATCTCCAGATCATCGGGTGTTGCCAACTCCAGGACCCGCTCGACGGGCACGTCGGCGAGGCGCTGGGCGTCGTCGAACGACTTCTGCGCCGCCCTGGCCACCTGGGCGAACGTCTCGCCGGCGATCGGCGCGGTGACCGGAATCAGACTGGCGAACCAACCCACGGTCATCGAGTCGATACCCGCGGCCCGGGTGTCCTTCGCGGTGAACCCGTGATACGTGTCCTTGCCGGTCAATTCGTGCTCGGCAAAGCCGGCGCACGCCAGCACTCCGCCGATGAACCGGGCGCCGGCGGCGACGCAGGCGGCGTCGAAGGCCTCGGTCTCGGCGCAGTTCATCAATTCGACGGTCAGCAGATCGCCCTTGGTGCTGGCCCAAATGTCACCGAGCGGCAGCGGGAAACGGGGCCAGTCGCCGTCCGTGTCACGCGCGAATGCGATCCAGTCTTTGATCTCGGGCGACGACAGATCCAGGTTCGCAACCTTTTCGCGCTGTCGCACAACGTAGTCGCGGTAGCTGCGTACCTCAGGCAGTTCGGCCGGCCGGTGCCCGCTTTGCGCCAGTTCCTGATACATCAGGTGGATGTCCAGGAAGATGAGGGCGGCGGACAGGCCGTCTATGTGCAGGTGGTCGACACTGGCGTAGAACGTGAAATAGTCAGGGTGCTGGACGATTCCGTAGGTGAAGCAGCCCCATTCCAAGGTTTCCGGAGTCGTGGTCAAGACGTGGGTGCGCACCTGATCCTGGGTCATCTCCCCAAGCGCCACGGGAACGAAGTCGATGGCCGCGGGGTCCTCGATTTCGCGGCGCACGAAGATTCCGTTGTCGAATTCGAACCAATAGTGGTACGTGTCCTGGCGGCGCACATGGGCGGTGATCGTCGCGGTCATCGCCTCGATATCGCAGGTGCCGGGAATGTCCCACGCCACGATCATCAGGCGCGGCAGCTGCCGGTTCAGGTTCTTGCCGTGGTAAGCGGACCAGAGATGTTGATTCTGTTGATAACTCGGGGCTAGATCGCTTCGCCGCGCGGCGCGTGCCGCTTCGAGTGCCGTGGGTGCGGCCATCCACATGGTAACCGGGCCGTGTGGTGGTTGCCATTCGTTGATGTTGCCGAGTGCGACCATTTCGTCGAGTCCTTGTGCTGTGAGATACCGACATCTATTGCGATTTGGGGGGTGGTGAAAGTGGGTTCAGCGCTTGGCTTCTGGTGCGTCTCGTGTTGGTCTCGCGTCTGAATTTTGCGATTCACTTTTCGGTATGTCGGGCCGAACTACCGCGTCGCTTACACCCCCTATGTCGCTGCTATGGACGCTAGCTGACGGAGGTGACGATTTCGCGGTTTTACGAAGACTCGCATTCTCCCGCGCGATCGTCTCCGCGGCGGTAACCTGTTTCGCTTAACGGTCACATTCCCGGCCCGGTGAGTGGCGCATGCGTACCAAAAAGTATCCAATCACGGAGGGTATGTTGCTCATTCGCCAGTCCGCGTCGAGGACTCGGGATAGGATTGTTTGGCCCGTTCGCAGAGCCGGCATCGCCTGGAACGCGGGCGACTCGAGCCAAACCTGCACCGCCTCAGGGGAACAGCGGCAGATCCCAGAGCCGCATGCCGGGATTCAGCAGCCACAACCGCATCATGGTGAGCCGTATGATGCGCGCCGCGCTGGTGATCATGAAAATCGCCAGCGGCACCTCAATCAGCAGCGCGGTGATCACCGACAACCAGATGTCCTTAGGCCCGGCGGTCATCAGGTCGAACCACGCGTCGCAGATCAGCAGCACCCCGGTGGTGAAGGCGGCGAGCACCAACAGCTGACGGCGCAGGTGCCCGAGCACCGCCGTCGTCAGCATGAATGCGACCAGCAGCACGTCGAAACCGACCCAGGTGACCGGCCAGTTGTGGGCGACGTAGTTCTCCGGCAGCGTCACCGACAGATACCCCAGCCAGGGCACCATCGCCATGGAGCCACCGACCATCAAGCTCAACCGGATGCGCCGCACCCGCGCCAGGAACTCCGGGTCGATCACGTCACCCAGCGGCTGCTCCAGCCGGGTGATCAGTTCCCGCCGTTGCTGGGGCGTCAGCGCCGCTATCTGCGCGTCGGTCAAAATGCCGTCGGTCATGAAAACATCCTCCGGCTCGGCCCGGGTGAATCAGTGGGCGGCGCCCACCGGGGGCCGGCGGTCGGCCGCGGTCTTGGGCACAGCCTGGGCATCGTTGCTGTCGAATTCCCGCACCCAGCAGGCGAATTCGAGGGTGATGCCATCGGGGTCCTGGAAATAGAAGGAGCGCACGTAGACGCCGGGATGCACGGTCGCGGACACCTGCATGGCGCTTTCGTCGTGATTGAGCACCGGCCCGACCCGCACCCCTTTGTCTTTGAGGAGCTGACGGTAGCTGTCGAACTTCTCGGGCGGCACGTGGAATGCCAGATGGTTCATGGTGCTGACGGCGCTGGTGATGTCGCCGATGCCCGGGATGGCGCCCGGCGACGAGATCCCCGGCACCCGGTCGGGGGCGTCGGCGAACCAGAAGAAGGCGACGCAGTCGCCATTGCCGGCGTCGAAGAAAAAGTGCTGGCCGGCGCCACCGGGTAGGTCGAGCGATTTGATCAGTGGCATGCCGAGGACATTGCTGTAGAAGTCGACGGTTTTCGCCATGTCCGAACACACCAGGGCGACATGGTTGATCCCGCCGAGTTCGAATTCCGTGTTGGTGTAATGCGGCTTGATCATCTGGTGGCTCCCCTCGGTTCCCGGCTTGCCGGTCCTGGCCAAGATCCGAATCTGAATCTAACATCAGTTTCAGTTTTGGCCCAGGGAGGTGCGTCAGGTGTCGACCGCGGCGTCCCCTGCTGCCCGGGATGACCGGCGCGCCGAGCTCCCCACCCTGCGCGGCAGGCGAACGCAGGCCGCCATTGATATGGCCGCCCGGACCGTCATCGCGCGCAAAGGCGTCCTGGCCACGACCATCGCCGACATCGCCGCCGAAGCGGGTCGGTCGGCGGCGTCCTTTTACAACTACTACGACTCCAAAGAGGCGATGGTGCGCCAGTGGGCGCTGCACTTCCGCGACGAGGCCAACGAACGCGCACTGGCGGTGACCGAACATGGTTTGTCCGACCGTGAGCGCGCCCACGCCGCCGCCACCGCGCACTGGCACACCTACCGCCACCGGCTCGCCGAGGTGATCAGCGTGTCGCAGCTGGCCATGATCAACGACGACTTCGCGCAGTATTGGGCCGAGATTTGCGAGATCCCAATCTCTTTCATCGCCGAGTCGGTCCGGCGCGCCCAGGCCGAGGGCCGTTGTCGCGACGACGATCCGCGGCTGATCGCCGAGGCGATCGTGGCGATGTTCAACCAGTTCTGTTACATCCAGCTCGGTGGGGCGCGTTCGGAGAAGCCCGACGACCAGGCCTGCATCCAAACCCTGGCCAACATCTACTACCGAGCCATCTATGCGTGAGGAGGACCGCTGAGTTGACTCGTCGTACCGGTGCTGGAGTCGTCCGCGAATTCGTCGGGCTGCCGTCGCCCACCGCGGGGCGCGCGGGTGCGGGCGGGCATCCGTGTCAGGGGCTGTATCACCGGGGGGTGGGACGCAAGCCCAAAGTGGCGATGATCGCCACGCACTACCAGATCGACTTCTCCGAGCACTATCTCGCCGACTACATGGCCACCCGCGGCATCGGGTTTCTCGGCTGGAACACCAGGTTTCGCGGCTTCGAAAGCAGTTTCCTGCTCGATCACGCGTTGGTCGACATCGGCGTCGGGGTGCGCTGGCTGCGCGAGGTCCAGGGAGTGGATACCGTTGTGCTGTTGGGCAATTCGGGCGGCGGCTCATTGATGGCCGCCTACCAGTCCCAGGCCGTCGAGCCGAACGTCACTCCGTTGGACGGGATGCGGCCAGCGGCCGGGCTGACCGAATTGCCTTCCGCCGATGGCTACGTGGCCACCGCCGCCCATCCCGGGCGCCCAGAGGTACTCACCGCGTGGATGGACGCCGCCGTCGTCGACGAGAACGACCCCGTGGCCACCGACGCCGACCTCGACCTGTTCGACGAGCGCAACGGCCCGCCCTACTCGCCGGAGTTTCTGGCCCGATACCGCAGCGCGCAGACCGCGCGCAACCACGCCATCACCGATTGGGCCGAGACCGAGCTCAAACGCGTTCGCGCGGCAGGGTTTTCCGATCGCCCGTTCAGTGTGATGCGGACCTGGGCGGATCCCCGCATGGTCGACGCCAGCATCGAGCCCACCACGCGACGGCCCAACCTGTGCTACGCGGGCGTGCCGGCGAAGGCGAACCGCTCGGCGCACGGGATCGCGGCGGCGTGCACACTGCGCAACTGGCTGGGCATGTGGAGCCTGCGGGTGGCGCAGACCCGCGCCGAACCACACCTGGCCCGGATCACCTGCCCCGCCCTGGTGATCAACGCCGAGGCCGATACCGGCGTGTTTCCCTCTGACGCCCAACGTATTTTCGGCGCACTCGCCGGCACCGACAAAACGCAGGCCTCGGTGGACACCGACCACTACTTCACCACTCCCGGGGCGCGCAGTGAGCAGGCGGACGTCATCACCGCATGGATCAGCAAGCGGTGGCGCTGAGAGTTCTCGCCCAATTCGTTCCCGGCGGCCGGCGCCCGCGTGACCGGCGGCCGACAGCCCATGTCGTCAACCAACCGACTGGTTGTTAGCTTGGAGGGAACCCGGCCGAAACGGCGTCCTGCAGCAACGGAAGGCGACCAATGCCGATCGCGATAAATCCCGAGCATCAAGAACTGGCCGATTCCGTGCGATCGCTGGTGGCGCGCATCGCGCCGTCCGAGACGCTGCACGCGGCGATGGAAACTCCGGTCGAGAATCCCCCGCCGTACTGGCACGCCGCCGCCGAGCAGGGACTGCACGGCGTTCATCTGGCCGAATCCGTCGGCGGGCAGGGCTTCGGCATGCTCGAGTTGGCCATCGTGCTGGCCGAGTTCGGATACGGGGCGGTGCCGGGCCCGTTCGTGCCGTCGGCGATCGCCAGTGCCCTGATCTCGGCGCACGACCCGGACGCGAAGGTGCTCGCCGCCCTGGCGTCCGGTGCCGAAATCGCCTCCTATGGCTTGAATTGCTGCGCGCTGACCGCCACCCGGCAGGGCAATTCACTGGTGATCCGCGGCGAAGTCCGGGCGGTCCCCGCTGCCGCGCAGGCCACGCTGCTGGTGCTGCCCGTCGCGATCGACAGCGGCGAGGCGTGGGCGGTGCTGCGCGCCGACCAGCTCGAGATCGAGCCGGTGAAATGCCTGGACCCGCTGCGCCCCATCGCCGATGTGCGAGCCAATGCCGTCGAGGTCGGCGAGGACGTCGTACTGACGAACCTGAGCATGGCGACGGCGCACGCGCTGATGACCACGCTGCTGTCCGCCGAAGCCATCGGGGTGGCGCGCTGGGCGACCGACACCGCCGCGCAGTACGCCAAGATCCGGGAGCAGTTCGGCCGGCCGATCGGCCAGTTCCAGGCGATCAAGCACAAGTGTGCCGAGATGATCGCCGACACCGAGCGAGCCACCGCGGCCGTGTGGGATGCCGCCCGCGCGATCGACGAAGCGCGCGAAAACAATTGGGACACAGCGGGTTCGCATGTCGAATTCGCGGCCGCCGTGGCGGCGACGCTGGCGCCGGCAGCCGCCCAGCGCTGCGCGCAGGACTGCATTCAGGTGCACGGCGGGATCGGCTTCACCTGGGAGCACGACGCCGGCGTGTACTACCGCCGGGCACTGCTGCTCGCAGCCTCGTTCGGTCGCAGTTCGGACTACCCGCAGAAGGTCGTCGACACCGCCACCACCACCGGCTTGCGCCCGGTGGACATCGACCTCGACCCCGACACCGAAAAATTGCGGGCCGAGATCCGGGCCGAGGTCGCCGCGCTCAAGGAGATCGAGCGGGAGCAACGCAAGGTCGCCATCGCCGAGGGTGGCTGGGTACTGCCCTATCTCCCGAAGCCATGGGGCCGGGCCGCCAGCCCGGTCGAGCAGATCATCATCGCCCAGGAGTTCACCTCCGGGCGGGTCAGGCGGCCGCAGACGGGGATCGCCACCTGGATCGTCCCGTCGATCGTGGCGTTCGGAACCGAGGAGCAAAAGCAGCGGTTCCTGCCGCCGACGTTCCGCGGCGAGATGATCTGGTGCCAGCTGTTTTCCGAACCGGGCGCCGGATCGGATCTGGCCAGCCTGACCACCAAGGCCGTCCGGACCGACGGCGGCTGGCGCATCACCGGCCAGAAGATCTGGACCACCGCCGCACAGTTGTCGCAGTGGGGCGCACTGTTGGCCAGGACGGACCCCAGCGCCCCGAAACACGCCGGCATCACCTACTTCCTGTTGGATATGCGCAGCGAGGGCGTCGACGTCAAGCCGCTGCGCGAGCTCACCGGAAACGCCATGTTCAACACCGTCTACATCGATGACGTGTTCGTCCCGGACGAGTGCGTGCTCGGGGAGGTCAACCGGGGCTGGGAGGTCAGCCGCAACACCCTCACCGCGGAGCGGGTGTCGATCGGCAGCAGCGAGGCGAACTTCCTGGCCACGCTGTCGCAGTTCGTCGAGTTCGTTCGCGACGGCCACTTCGATCAGATCGCCCAGCACCGGGCGGGCCAGTTGATCGCCGAGGGTCACGCGGCCAAGGTGCTCAACCTGCGCTCGACGCTGTTGACGCTGGCCGGTGGGGACGCCATGCCCTCGGCGGCGATCTCCAAGCTGCTGTCGATGCGCACCGGACAGGGTTACGCGGAATTCGCGGTCTCAACGTTCGGCACCGATGCCGCGATCGGCGACGCCGACCAACTACCCGGCAAATGGGGCGAATACCTGTTGGCCAGCCGTGCCACCACCATTTACGGCGGTACCTCCGAAGTGCAGCTGAACATCATCGCCGAGCGGCTGCTCGGCCTGCCCCGCGACCCGTAGGACGGCGCGAAAAGACCCGGAAAGGGCCATGCCGACCTGACTGAGTCAGGCCGGCATGGTTCCCCCCATGCGCGGTGGACCATCCCGAGGGTTGGCGTGTCGGCGATGGCCCCTACCGCGCGGAGATGGTGATCACCACCACCAGTTCCACCAGTGCTGGGGGCCCCAGTAGCCACCGCCACGGCCCAAGTTGCCGTGCCCCCAATTGCCATTTCCCCGACCATCATGGCCGCCCCATCCGCGACCGCCGGGGCGATCGGGGATGAAGCCCGGTCCGCTGTGCGGCCCAGCACTGGCGAAGCTCGTGGTGGCTGCGGGCGCAGGAGCGGCCTGAGCCATGGGGGCGCCGCCGATCAGCAGCGCGCCGGCCACGGCTCCGGCACCCATCACACCTGCGGCCGCGCCGCACAATGATCGCGAGATCATCGAAATCAGTCCTTCCAACCACTTGCCACCACTGGCAAAAACGTTAATCGGACATTTCTGAGCAAACAAGCACAATTCGGATCTTTCCCTTGTGAATTGGATAACAATGGGGTCTCGGGTCATCGATAACAGACACCATTGTCGGTGCGTATTTGTGCAATTCATTTCTTCGCAAATACTGACTGGCGCGCATGCAGCTTCTCGTTATTGCAGCTCACTTGGCATCTACTGACATACTGCTTTGCGGAAGTCGTAGATACTGATGTCAGCGTTTGCGCATTCGCGCATTGACTGATTCCCGGCAATTCGGGCAAGGTCGACCGGCGTCATTATCGCGCCCAATTGCAGCGGACTCCGCGAAACCAGCTACCTTTATCTATTTGCGACACGATCTGCGGCGCGAGGCGCCGATGCGCCGCGCAGCTGCCTGCCCGCCCGTGCGGCGGCCAACCGGTGGCCGACGGCCCGGCTACGCGACTTACGCTGGCGGCGGTGACAGAATCAGTATTGACACACCGGCACCGAGCGCTGATTTACTGATTGGCACTCACGGAGGAAGACACCGAAGTGAACTTCAACAGCAGCCACAGCGGACCCAGCGTCGGAGCCTTTCGCGCCCCCAACTCGGCCGCCGGGCCCTCCGGGGACGCCGCGCCGACCGAGCGCCTCACCAGCCTCGGGCAGCCGGGCGGT is part of the Mycobacterium mantenii genome and encodes:
- a CDS encoding acyl-CoA dehydrogenase, which gives rise to MPIAINPEHQELADSVRSLVARIAPSETLHAAMETPVENPPPYWHAAAEQGLHGVHLAESVGGQGFGMLELAIVLAEFGYGAVPGPFVPSAIASALISAHDPDAKVLAALASGAEIASYGLNCCALTATRQGNSLVIRGEVRAVPAAAQATLLVLPVAIDSGEAWAVLRADQLEIEPVKCLDPLRPIADVRANAVEVGEDVVLTNLSMATAHALMTTLLSAEAIGVARWATDTAAQYAKIREQFGRPIGQFQAIKHKCAEMIADTERATAAVWDAARAIDEARENNWDTAGSHVEFAAAVAATLAPAAAQRCAQDCIQVHGGIGFTWEHDAGVYYRRALLLAASFGRSSDYPQKVVDTATTTGLRPVDIDLDPDTEKLRAEIRAEVAALKEIEREQRKVAIAEGGWVLPYLPKPWGRAASPVEQIIIAQEFTSGRVRRPQTGIATWIVPSIVAFGTEEQKQRFLPPTFRGEMIWCQLFSEPGAGSDLASLTTKAVRTDGGWRITGQKIWTTAAQLSQWGALLARTDPSAPKHAGITYFLLDMRSEGVDVKPLRELTGNAMFNTVYIDDVFVPDECVLGEVNRGWEVSRNTLTAERVSIGSSEANFLATLSQFVEFVRDGHFDQIAQHRAGQLIAEGHAAKVLNLRSTLLTLAGGDAMPSAAISKLLSMRTGQGYAEFAVSTFGTDAAIGDADQLPGKWGEYLLASRATTIYGGTSEVQLNIIAERLLGLPRDP
- a CDS encoding alpha/beta hydrolase, whose protein sequence is MTRRTGAGVVREFVGLPSPTAGRAGAGGHPCQGLYHRGVGRKPKVAMIATHYQIDFSEHYLADYMATRGIGFLGWNTRFRGFESSFLLDHALVDIGVGVRWLREVQGVDTVVLLGNSGGGSLMAAYQSQAVEPNVTPLDGMRPAAGLTELPSADGYVATAAHPGRPEVLTAWMDAAVVDENDPVATDADLDLFDERNGPPYSPEFLARYRSAQTARNHAITDWAETELKRVRAAGFSDRPFSVMRTWADPRMVDASIEPTTRRPNLCYAGVPAKANRSAHGIAAACTLRNWLGMWSLRVAQTRAEPHLARITCPALVINAEADTGVFPSDAQRIFGALAGTDKTQASVDTDHYFTTPGARSEQADVITAWISKRWR